Below is a genomic region from Drosophila albomicans strain 15112-1751.03 chromosome 2R, ASM965048v2, whole genome shotgun sequence.
tacatatatcgtatataGCATTAACGTTTTTGTTCTCttgttctctttctcttttgtcTTTTCTAGGTAAGCACACAGAATACAGGAACTTACAGATCAATCTTCAATATACAACACATATAACTCACTCATTTGCCCATTTGATTAGTAAGTAATTTCATCATCAATTCTCGTTTCTGCCGATTTATTCCAACATCATTTGCTCTTTGCTTGACAAGTAAGTTAAGAAGAAGAGTGTCTCTacacaaaacgaaaataaaatacacacacacgctgtgtgtgtatgaacaagaaagttataaataatttctgGCAAAAAATCAGCAATTTTTTCCGTTGATCTCCAAGTATAGCGCGTTGGCAGTTTGCCAACAcgaattgcgcatacgccgtgtgGTGCGCTTCTAGTTGTATGCGTGCGCTTTGCCTTTGTATTAGTGGGTGGCACTGCCACTAGCTGATCATGCTCTGGAGTGGTTGCCTCTTAAGAGTGTCGACCAAAGAGAgccaacattaaaaataaacaacacatAAAATGggaaaacgaacgaaaaaaaagataagAATATTGAATGAgatgtttatgttttgtattttggcattttggtgttttgcattttgccaaTTTACAATTTGGTCGAAAGTTGCTAAAGCAGCTCGATCGAGGACCAAGCAAATCGTTCTTGTTCTCGTTATCGTTTTTGGCCTGTCATCAGTCTCCGACAGCCTCGTGCATTAAATCAAAAGTTGAGGTTggctgtccgtctgtttgtcttgaatgactgactgactgaatgactgactgaacGGCTGCCCGGCTGTCCAAGCTGCCAAATTGTTGTGtcatatttgcaaattttcacTTCACATTCGCATCAGCTGTGTGTGAGCTGcctgttctctctctctttcacatTAATTTGTGTCTAATTAGTTTTGATTTTTCGTTTCAATTGTCCGCAACAAGGACGTGACTTTGGCAAAGAACTTGGGTCCCACCCGCCTGTCACAGATCAAAGTGAAAAATGTCACCGAATCAACgagcacaaataaatattaatattaaatacaagttTGCAGCAAATTAGTTTCTTTACAGCTGCTTGGGCTGCTGTTTTTCAGAAATTGACTGTCAGGCATTTTAAGcgattttcaattacattttcaacTTAATGCGAgacttgtgtgtgtttgtatgttgtgtgtgtgtgtgtgtgtacaactACACCCCCAATATGGCGCTGCTCCAAATATACTTTTCGTATACGCGAAGTCTTTCAGGGCTTGACCAAATTTGGAAACGTGGCAACGTGGCAACgtggcaaggcaaggcaaggcgcCTACGGCCGTGCAGTTTAACTTAATgcaataaacacaaaatgcgcacaacaataacaaaaagccATTTGgcgttgcttgttgctgttgctgttgttcttgctgttgtttatacccgatacttagagggtagaagggtattatagcttaGTGCCTGAGGGAAATTACTATAACAGGCAAAAGAAGGCAACCCTTAAAGCACAGTTATTATTGATCAGCATAAATCGTAACTACACTCTTTATAATTCCCCAGGAAATATTCTTGctatcagataaaaattgctgaagttatttaagaaacaattctatatgacaaaaaaatgctgttgaacaatattttaaatgtaataatatattaatataccgaatacagtctttggtatattctagtatttattggatatattaatacagtatatCTAAAGAATAATATTCAGatatataatatcaatatgaataccatatatagtctgcagtatattttagcattttcggtatattaattcggtatatttaaagaatatagtatgtcgatataccaaatatagcttgtgagatatattgtagtattttttggtatattattattatattatatataaatgtatatatatattcaagataataagtagtatattaatataccaaataaatacttcactacatttgattatttgtttggtatattcggTAAAATATggtaaaattaaataattataccgCAATGTCTTACATTTATAGCAAATGCATatcgagtatctcacagtcgagcccactccactgtagctttcttagttgttttgtgttgtgctcATTGTTATGATTGTTGGCCATGTCGTTGTACTTTTAAAGCTCAGACAGCTTGGCATAATAAAACCAAAGCAAGACGTGGCCAAAGTTGCAGCCAAAAACGAGGAGAGGCAACACAATTTGCTTGTTGCACAGCCCGGCGGCAGCGAGTTTTTCTTTCGCCTTGGCCCAGTGCCAAAAAAGTTAACAGCGCCCAGTTCTGGGCCTGACACAAAAGGCGTCGAACTGTGGCCGCCTTCTTCGCCaacaagaaaaattaaatacgcTTTTTACGCCCAGCAGCTgctaaatggaaaatttacTGAACTGCCTAggttggttgttgtttgttcttattgcatttaacaaaataatgagaCGCATATTGCCCAAATTTGGTCTTAATGCAATGGTCGAGAAATGATCAACGACTTCTGctacaaaaacgaaaaaaacatttaggggcaaaaaatatataaaaagaggTCAATGCGCATTGAGAGCACACTCTCCCATTAAGTGTGTGAAGCACTCGAGAAACTATTTAAACTGGGTTAAGTTTGCCGGtgacacaaacaaacaagtgcTAAGCTTAATGGAGTTTTGTgttatttaaaacttaatactagttaacagcgcattcaatttttatgaGTTGTCGCACAAAACTCACAAAACACATTTGAAACTTTgcgcatttcaatttattcgctacaaaatgtgttttagGCGGATATGCTTTAACTTTCTGTCAAAGTTGTAGAAGctggaatttaaattaaatagaaacaTATTGTACGACTTAACTTaccaaatttcatttaaatttgctgAGCTAAAGTTATAATTGTCagataattcatttttatatctattttgaaacttaaaattgaattgaaaaattgaacaaatcattaaattattgacTCAATTATTTCATACTTTTATGGTTGctcatttttgtaaatattgaaaaaaaaagtgtatcTTTAGTAAGCGTATCTTTTATTACAACGAATTcgctgcaaaataaatttaatgcagaCATGCTTTAACTTTCTGTCAAAGTTTGAGAAGCTAGAATTCATATTGaagttaaaagaaaaatgttctACAGTTCAATTTACgaaattccatttaatattACTTAGCCAAAGCATACttgaacttttatttatatttttaaatgtaagtcctaattgaaaaatggaaaaacttACCAAATTCGAGCAACAATTTAAAGAGTATCTTTAATTCGACACAGCCAAGCCACAAACATtgtcatctttttttttggcaacaatttgtatacaaaaaatgaagaagcaataacataaaaatattaataaaattaaacaaaaaatttacgACGACATGAGCACGCATAAATATTTCGTATCGCATATATTGTGGCAAATTTACcaagaataacaataaaaataaatatataaaatttgatatatcTTTTAGGCGAGCACAACGCATTTTtgaataatcaaataaaatagaaagtagagacttttgttttgcttgaattgttcaacatttatttgatttatattcgATATTTGTTCGATATTGTTtcgtttaattaatttgatattcatTGTTCAGCACTAACTACACGTACAGTAAATTTCGTCGcatatctttcttttttttttcttttttgttggggGTAAAACCTTATGTTGAAGATCAGACACTTAGGACTAaagattatatatattgtatatgttatgtatattgtataggATATAGCTAAAACTATTATTGTTCGAATGTACGcgtttataattataattaattaattgaatataatttgtaaaatgtttttgttttacttcttttttttcattgttgcaTTTTGATTACGAGTATTCGAGTCATTTTGAAATGTGCTTACGATATGGATTTTGTGTTGTCATCGAGAATGTTTGTGTGAAATCCTTTTTGCAAgcttgcaattaaattaattagaaaatctGGCAAAAATAACTTTGTTAAGCTTTGCTCAGCCACATATCAAAAGTGTATACTTAATGCGCTGGGCATACGATGAAactttcatttccatttggtCAGCTACAGCCAGCTATCAattaggcacacacacacacgcacactcgcacacacacattgaagtAATATTACGAACATTTTGCAACACACTTTGAAGTTTTCGAAATAAATCCCTTTTTGCTGGCCatgtcaatttaaatgtttgccCATGGCCGCGCCCCTTTTTGCCACCCGCTTTTGGCCAGGCCTATTGTAAACTCTCTCAGCGAATGGGGTCAAGTGTGTATATGGCGCTCAAGTGCTCAAGGCGGctggcaggcagcaggcagcaaacAGCTCCCAACCAATTGCCAGCAGCTCAAGGAAAACAATAAACTGTGcggcgtggcaaaaaaaaaaaacaaaaaataagagaagagaaatgaaacaaaaagaatacaaatatagCTGCTATATACACATAGAAGTacgaccaaaaaaaaaaaaaaacacaataaaaaagtgCGCACTGGAAATCAATACAAAACTAAAGCCATTTGCCACGCCTCAACGCCCACACGACGCCACTTGACGGTGGCATTTGTGCCGCCTCATTGCTCGCTGCAGTCGTTGCTTTAAGCCGGCTGCGCGctcaaaagtaggcaatgaatttttttcgttcgtttttttttgcgttaaGCCGCggaaataaatgataataaataatataatatacgtTATTTGGTTGTGGCCACAACTGTGCTGTGTGCAGTTAAATGACTTAATTATGAATGAGAAATGCGCCAACGAGGCGCGttaatgaattcaattcattttcttGTTGAAATGCAACGTTGCAGTTGAAGCCAAAAGCAGTGACAACATTTTGCAACTCGactactttactttttttctgtttcttttggCGTGCATAACTTTGTGtagtttcttctttttaaatatatttttccacGCGCatctcgtgtgtgtgtgtgtgtgtgactcgAGCTGAGACTGAAGCCGGAGCCGCAGCTCGGCGGCTTATTGTTCGCGGCAAAGTTTCATTGTGCACGAGTGTATTGTGCATTCATGACAGCACTCCCAAGACTACCGTTACTAATTAGCGCGCAACCTAGTTTATCAGTTCTTAGCCGTGGCTTTATACCCCATACCCCATCCCCCGCCGCTGTCTAGAGGGCAAACTGCTGCCGGCTCAACGAGTTTTCTTTGATTTGAGCtttaagtttttgttgtgtctctctctcagtctgtGTGGCGCTCATTAAATGGCAAACCAAAGCAGAGCAGACGACGACGGAGATGGAGACAGAGACGGGGACCAAGCGAAATGCTTGACTTATGCCTTTTGGGGGCAAAAAGTGGGGGGGGGCGCCTCGGCCGGGCCTCCGGGGACCCTagacaaatataatttcattgcGTTCGGCCCGCTGCGCCGGCGTTGGCTGGCGTTGGAATGCGTAAACGTTGACGATTAACTGCGCCatgaaaataaagcaaaataaaacgatTAGAACTAAATATAGAAAGATATCTCGCAACATGACGGGCCGCAAGCTGTCGCTTCCACTTCTCTTCCacagctgcttctgctgcttctgctgtggctgcttctCTCactcaagctcaagctcagACTTgactctgttgctgctgctcctcgcCGGTGGTTTTTGGGTTGTATGTTGAGGATGTGCAGAGCTACGTGGCACTTGGCCAAGAGGCGTACAAAGTAGATTGCATTTGCCAGGCGCTTTGGCTTGGTTATGGTTTACTCTCTATCGTTGGTAGTTGGTTGCTGGTGGTCTTGTGGTTTATCTCATTGCCTCATTGCCGTAGCGTGTCTTGACGTCCGTGCCCAAGGCAACAGCTGCTGGAAGATgtgatagagaaagagagagagatagaatgagaacaacaacaacaagtttttGAAGAaagaaactgaaatatatattagtatCTAAGTCAAAAGTTGGCAGCGTTTTGTGCACTGGGAGCACACTGCATTAAAATTGTCTGTGCGCTGTGACACAAAATCGTTGAGataacacgcacacacacatagacatagACAGAGGCGAACAGACAGCTGGAAATGTTTGCGAAACTCCCTTGATGGCAGCAAagcatattacgtatacgcggCGTTAACAGTCCAAAATGTCTGGGATTTCCATATGCCACgcgacgcaacgcaacgcaaagcGACTCGACTCGAGACTTGTAAACCatcagtcagacagacagctaCAACAAAATCCATCAGCATGCATGGAGCAAAAGATTCCGCAGcacacgcaacacacacacacaaacacacacacatgttgcaTAATTGCGTTGCATGTCGGCAGCTGGTGGCTGCATTTATAGTCGCATTTGTGCTTCATGTTGCCCAATATGTTCAGCAAACGCATTcttcacaaacaaaaaaaaaaaaacaaacagattGCTGCCAGTCTATCAGCCAGACAAGACTCtgatagagagatagagaaagggAGAAGGAAGAAGGGAAAACTAAAGGAAGGAACAAGCAAAGGAGACATTGTTGAAGCACAAACAAAGAGCAACAAAGGAAACATGCACATGAATCAgaccaaatataaattgtaaagaaatttatataaacgAAGTTTTAAAACGCATTTCCCTCTCTTCACTGCAAAATCTCGTTTGTAATATGATTCCCAACCATCAAGTTTATtcactttgttgcattttgcattcacTCTCATCCATAATTGTtgtttacatacataaatatgggtgaaaaaaaattccatttcagtgtgaataaaaaaatatatcacttTTCACTGCACTTTGCAacgcttttaattaaacatttaaatatttataaagttttttgttgtctctGTTCATAATTGCAAGTTTAATAACTTGATGGGTCTTTGCGTTAGGctttaaaaaagaattaaatgtTACAATGTCAAAAATCAGTTGCAAATGTATACAAAAGATATTATCATTTATGCACttgcttttgtgttgtgcCTTAATAGGATGTAGTTGGTCATgtagaaaatatacaattCGACTTTCATAacttacacatttattttatggcatttttcTTTAGTCAAAGTAAGTTATGAATATGTCAGACAATGTTAGCTCTTTACACAAAGCCCAAAAATCTATTGTAGTCTAGACTTTATTTGCTATGGCATCTACTTGCATTTTAGATTTATCTATTTGGAATTCAATTTGTGAAAACTTGACATGCTTTTTGCATTTCGGGgattgcatatttttgattGCATGTGTGGAATAGAATTTGCAATTGACAATGTAAATCGTTGTATGACAATCAAGAGCTCATCAAATACGCTGAACTTCAATCTAAGCAcgcttttatatttaaatgcttttcaagctttataaattgttgttgaagctttaattgctttgcatatttaagTGCAGAAATTGCagaaaattaagtgaaaatattttagaattatgacaacaagtatttaaaatacatttttaatgtaattaaattgacacatgcagcaaaatatttcttttttttttgctagctATCTTTCAGTCAATCAGCATTTTTGCTGTAACTAGTAAATTATgtgataaattcaattaaaagtaaCCGTAATTAAACACGCCACCAACGCGGATGGGTAAATGGGGGCCTAGGTTAAACGACTCGTACTCAAAGTAATGTGAATGCCGCATGAGTGCATGAGTGCATTCAtcacagcacaacaacaactgcaacagcaacaaaaaaaaatgcatggAAAAAAACGTTGAatgtattgaaatttatttgagcGCAAAGGCAAAAGAGACGAACAAGCAAAGGGCACTCGAGGCCCCAGCTGCACACCTCTTAGCCCCCTCTCTTGCTGTGTGTGGCTATCAAGAGCTGGCCATGCTGCTGTGGTTACGAGTGCCATGCATAGTTGCACCActtacacacagacacacacacactcacacacacacatattcactCGCAAAGCTCTGTCACAGCCACTATTCAAATCTCTAGTCAACGCTTATTTGTATAGAAATTCAATCAAGGGCTCAACTGGGCAGCACAGCATTCAATTAAACGCTTATCGCGCGCGTTGCAGTTGCTTTGAACTTCAACAGCAGAgcagggagagagagatgaagagGATGAGGGAGCACTTCGCAAAGACTTTGGCATCATTAGAAGTGAATGTGAAGGGTCGTCGACGGATTGAAATAAAGCGCAGTCAAGATTATGAAACTCATTAGAAAAGTTTTTCTCACAGCgcaacatatttaaaaacaacaagcgaagacaacaaacaaacaaaatgtaaaatgttgaAAGCTTGTGGAATTTGTAGGTTCAACTTTAGGCTAGAAAAAGTGTTCAAGGA
It encodes:
- the LOC117576658 gene encoding uncharacterized protein LOC117576658; translated protein: MLRDIFLYLVLIVLFCFIFMAQLIVNVYAFQRQPTPAQRAERNEIIFV